A region of the Caviibacter abscessus genome:
CAATATTTTTATGATTTAATTGATAAAAATAAAGGAAAAGTAAAAATTGATAGAGAAATTGAAACAAAAGTGCAAGCTAGTATGAGTGAAGCACAAAAGGCATATTACTTAAGAGAAAAACTTAAAATAATTAAAGATGAATTAGGTGATGAATATAATGAAGGAGATTCATTAGAAAAATTAGAAAAAATAAATAATTCTAAAATGCCTGAAAAATTTAAAGAAAAATTAAGAAAAGAATTAAGTAAAATAAAAAAATTACCTGATTTTTCTCAAGAATACAATGTAATTAGTAATTATATAGATGTTGTATTGGAACTTCCATTTGAAGAAAGTAAAAAAGAGCCAATTGATATTTCAAAATCTAAAGAAATATTAGATGAATATCATTATGGATTAAAAGAAGTTAAAGATACGATACTTGAGTATTTATCAGTATTAGAATTAAAAGAAAGAAAAAAAGACATTAATAATGATGAGAAGTTTAGCACTATACTTTGTTTAGTTGGACCTCCAGGTGTTGGTAAAACATCTTTTGCAAGTTCAATAGCAAAAGCAATGAATAGAAAATTTACAAAAATCAGTCTTGGTGGAGTAAATGATGAAAGTGAAATACGTGGACATAGAAGAACTTATGTAGGTGCTATGCCTGGTAGAATTATTGATGCAATGAAAAGGGTTGGAGTTACAAACCCTGTAATATTATTAGACGAAATTGATAAATTGGATTCTAATTTTAAAGGTGATCCTGCATCAGCATTACTTGAAGTTTTAGATCCATCTCAAAATAGAAAGTTTGAAGATCATTTTATTGATTTTCCATATGATTTATCAAATGTTCTATTTATCTGTACTGCAAATAATTATCAAGGTATTCCTGCCCCTTTATATGACAGACTTGAAGTAATTGAATTAGATTCATATACAGAAATTGAAAAATTAAATATAGCTAAAAAACATTTAATTTCTCAAGTAAAAAATGAAACTGCTGTGGACATTAATTTAAGTGATAGTGTAATATTAAAGATAATAAATTCATATACAAGAGAAGCAGGTGTTAGAAATTTAAAAAGAGAGATCAGTAAATTATTTAGAAAAATTGCAAGAAAAATGTTAGAATATAAAAATAATTCTAAAATTAATGTAAATACTAAGAATTTAGCTGATTATTTAGGACCAGAAAAGTTTAAACCAGAAAAAATAGCATTAAAGAAAGAAAAAGTAGGAATAGTAAATGGTCTTGCTTGGACAGCTGTAGGAGGAACCACATTAGAAGTACAAGCTGTAAAAATGCAAGGTTCAGGACAATTACTTTTAACAGGTAAATTGGGAGAAGTAATGCAAGAATCTGCAAAAGTAAGTTATTCTTATGTAAGATCAATAAAAGATTTATTAAAAATAAAAGAAGAATTTAATAAAACTGTTGATGTACATCTTCATTTTCCAGAAGGTGCAGTACCTAAAGATGGTCCATCAGCAGGAATAACAATAACTACTGCAATAATTTCTGTACTAAGTGGTCTTAAAGTTAGACAAGATATTGCTATGACAGGAGAAATAACAATTACAGGTGAAGTATTACCTGTTGGAGGAATAAAAGAAAAAGTTATAGCAGCTCATAGAATTGGTATAAGGGAAGTTATCTTGCCTTTTGAAAATAAGGTTGATACTGAAATATTACCGAAAGAAATAATAAAAGATATGAAATTTAATTTTGTAAAAAACTATAGTGAAGTTTTAAAACTAGCATTTTTACAATAGAAAGGTAATTTTATGAATAGTTATATACTAAAAATATTACTTTCATACGTTGTACTTGCAGTTATAATTTTTTTACCTACTATTTTATCAAATAGAAATAGAAGAAAAAGAATTGACCAAATGCAAAATAACCTTAAAATAGGAGATAATATTGAAACTATTGGAGGTATACACGGAAGTATTATTAAAGTTTTAGATGAAATAGTTGAAATAAGAATAGATAAAGGTGTTTCAATGACTATATCAAAAAATGCTGTTGCGAGGGTAAAAAAATGATTAAAATTCTTAAAAAAGTTTTTTACTTTTTATTAATTTTAATTTTTCCCTTATTAACTTATACAAATAATATTGAGGAATTATCATATAGAAATGGTACATTAAAAATAAAATTTACAAAAACTGTATCAAGTTATAACGAAACATATGACAATAATAATCCATCATTATTATTATCTTTTAAACAGACAACTTTTGATAGTAAAAAAGTACCAAATCGTTTACAAATATCTGATAATTATTTATCTGATATATTAACAGATGGATATGAAAATAATACAAATATTGTAATCTATATGCAAACGGGTACAAAGTATACAATAGAGAAAAAAGCTAAAGAACTTATAATAAAATTTCAAGATGCCGTACATTTACCAAAAAGAAATTATACAATAGTATTAGATGCAGGACATGGTGGTAAAGATAGTGGTGCAGTAGGAAATGGTTATAGAGAAAAAGATATAGCGTTAGATGTAGTCTTAAAATTATATCAAAATCTAAAAAGGGATTATAAAGTTATTTTAACAAGAGATTCAGATTTTTTTGTCCCACTTAACACAAGAGCAAAAATTGGAAATGATGCAAAAGCAGATTTATTTGTCAGTATACATTTAAATTCAGCAACAAATAAAGTGGCAAATGGTTCAGAAGTATTCTATTTTTCTAAAAATCCTTCATCATATGCTAGAGAATTATCTAAATATGAAAACAGTTTTGACCAAGAAGGGGCAAGAATAATAGAAGCATCACAATTTGTTGTTGAAGATATTTTATATAATCTTAATCAACAACAAAGTGCAAGTTTAGCGAACACAGTTTTAAATAATATTGTAAGAACTATGCAACTTCAGCGTAGGAGAGTTGCAGGAGCAAATTTTGCAGTTTTAAGAGGTTCTTTATCTCCATCAATATTAATTGAATTAGGTTTCATGTCTAATGTTGATGATGTACTTAGTTATACTTCTGAAGCAGGTCAAATAAAAGCTGCAAATGCAATTGCAGAAGCTATAAGAAAGCATTATTAATAGGAGTATTCATATGAAAGAAAATATAAAAAAATATTTAATCTCTATCATATTATTTACAGTTTTGTTAATATTTTTACTGCTTAACATATTTAAGAAAACTAATAATGAAGTAAAAGATTTTAGTGCAAATATAAGCATAAACAAAGTAAATAATCAAAGTGAAACGAGTATTTATATTTATTCAACTTCAAGCAAAAAAATTGAAAAAATGGATATAAAAAATATAAATACAAAATTTTTAGATAAAGCAGATTATGTAAATTTAATTTTGAATAATTCTAAATATATAAGTAAAACTATGGAAATTCTTGCAATATATGAATTAGAAAATAATCAAATTTTAATTAAATTAAATGAAAATTTTTCAAATCTTGATAAAACTTATTATAAAGAATTTGTAAGATCAGTAAATATCACTTTAAAAGAAAAATTTCCGAATATAAATAAAATTGATTTTCAAATTGATTCAAACAATTAAGGCATATTTTATAATATGTCTTTTTGTTTATAATAAAATATGATAAAATGTAAGAAAAGCAAGGAAAAAAAGGTAGAAATGTTAAATAAATATATAAAAGTTTTAGAAAACTATTTAGATGAAAATAGAAAACAACACTGCATAAGAACCATGGAAATGGCAAAAAAGCTTTGTGATATATATAATATTGATGATAGAGCAGTAACAGCGGCATTATTACATGACATTGCTAAAAACTTAAGTCTTGAAAAAATAAAAGAATTAGTTGGAGATACTGATATTTCTGATATTGATGGAATGTATAATAAAAATATATTACACGGATATGCAGGTGCAATTATTTGTAAAGAAAAATTAAATATTGATGACGAATTAATATTATCGGCTGTAAAATATCATACAACTGGTAAAAAAAATATGAACGATATTGAAAAAGTAGTATATATATCTGATGCAATAGAGCTTGGAAGAAAATATGAATATGTTGACAAAATAAGAGAGAGAGTATTTAAGAACTTAAATTCTGGTATTTTATATGAAATAAATCATAAATTAAAATATTTAATTGATAGAAATATTCCGATTCATAAAAATACTGTTGAATTTAGAAACACATTAATACAGGAGTTAGAAAATGAATAAATATGAAGGAACATTATCAATGAGCAAGTCAAATTATGGCTTTATAATCTCAGGTGATGATAAATGTTATGTATCCGGTATAAATACTTTAAATGCTCATGATAATGATTTAGTTGAATTTGAGTATATTACATTTAATGGTAAACAAGAAGCAAAAATAACAAAAATACTAAAAAGAAGTACTGATGAATTTATTGGAAAAATTGAAGTTCATGATAAATTTTCATTTGTAAGCATCAGTTCTTTTTATGAAGATGTATATGTTAAAATAAATAAAAAAAATAAAGTAAAAACAGGTGATTTAGTAAAAATTAAAATATATTTTTGGGGAAATAAAAATAAAAAAGCTGAAGGTAAAATTATTAAAAATTATGGAAATAGTTCAAAAGCAGATGTATTAACCAAAGCTATAATTGAAAAAAGCGGTATAAATATAACATTTGATATAGATGTAATAAATGAAATTAAAAATATTAAAGACCCGAATATAAAAAAAGAATTAAAAAATAGAGTAGATTTAAGAGAAAAATTACATGTGACAATAGATTCAGTAGATACTAGAGATATTGATGATGCAATTTGTTTAGAAAAAATTGATAAAGGTTATAAATTATTTGTAAGTATAGCTGATGTATCATATTTTGTTAAAAAAAATAGTGCATTAGATAAATGGGCGAAGTTAAGAGGTAATTCTGTATATTTATATAATGAGGTTATACCAATGCTTCATAAACGCTTATCAAATGATTTATGTTCTTTAAATCCTAATGTGGATAGATTAGCATTTACGGTAGAAATAACACTTGATGAAAATGCAAAAGTAATATCATCTGATTTTTATAAATCGATTATAAAAAGTAAATATAAGTTAGATTATGATAGTGTAAATAATTTACTTAAAAATAACGATAATAAGCTAGAATACATGCAAATGTTAAACAGTATGAATGAATTATCAAAAATGCTTGAAATGCAAAAAAAACAAAGAGGTAGCATTGATTTTGATATACCTGAGATAAAACTTAATTTAAACTCAAAAAATGAAGTTACTTCTTTATCAATAAGAAATAGAGAGGATTCAGAAAAATTAATTGAAAGTTTTATGATTTTAGCAAATGAGGAGGTAGCCCAAAGATTTTATTGGGATGAAATGCCAACTGTATATAGAATACATGAAAAACCTGATATAACATCTATTGAAACGCTTAATGCAGAACTTACTAAACTTGGATATCCTATAAAAAAAGTGAATAATATAACATCTTCACAATTTCAAAAAATAATAGAAAAAACTAAAAAATTGCCTATTTCATACATGGCTCATAAATTAATATTAAAATCCATGCAAAAAGCAATCTATAGTACAGAAAATAAAGGGCATTTTGGTTTAGCTTCAAAATATTATTTACATTTTACATCACCAATTAGAAGATATTCAGATCTTGTAGTTCATAGATTACTTTCAATTTTAATTGATAAATATATTGATAAAAAGGAAAAAGATAAGATACTGGATAAATTAAAACCTATATGTGAGCATATATCAAAAACAGAAAGAGTGGCACAAAGTCTTGAAATGGAGACAACAAACGTTAAAGTTTGCGAATATATGGTAAAATATATAGGACATGAATTTAATGGAATAATTTCTGGAATAACTTCAAGTAGAGTATTTGTTCAATTAAATAATTATGTAGATACAATATTAATTAGTAATAAATCATCTGAATATGTTATTGGTAAAACTATAAAAGTAGTCATTTTTGATGTTGATGTGTTTAAAAGTGAAATTTTAGTAAAGGAAATAAAGTAATGGTATATGCAAGAAATAAAAAAGCAAATTTTGATTATTTTTTAGAAACGAAATATGAAGCAGGAATTGAATTAGTAGGAACTGAGGTTAAATCAATTAAACTTGGAAAAGTTAGTATAAAAGAATCTTTTGTTAGAATAATAAAAAATGAAGTATTTATTATGAATATGAACATTTCTCCATATGAATTTGGAAATATTAATAATATAAATGAAACAAGAGTTAGAAAATTATTGCTAAATAGAAAAGAAATAAAGAAATTAAATGAAAAAATAAAAGAAAAAGGTTATACAATAGTTCCAGTTTCAATTTATTCAAAAAATAGACTTATAAAAATTGAAATAGCTCTTGCTAAAGGTAAAAAGAACTATGATAAAAGGGAAACATTAAAACAAAAAACAATTCAAAGAGAAATAGATAAGATCTATAAATAAACTTGAAACTGTATATAAAACTTGATATAATCAAAATAAATGGGAGTGTTTTGGTTTCGACAGAGTAAGAAGCATAGTATAAGCAAGCAGGTGTGAACCTATAAATCTTTTTAAAATAATTGGAAACAATAAATACGCTTTAGCTGCTTAATAACAGTAGCTCATTAATATAGAATGTGCTATTAATTCTTTATTAATGTTACTTTTAATAGCTTGATATGAACAATGATTATAGTTCATATGACTTATATAATCTAGTATTTGGACATTTGTTAATTTAACATCTAAAATTACGAAAAAGACAAATTAACTAAGCTTGTAGAAAATGCTATGGACCCTTATTTTGGACACGAGTTCGATTCTCGTCACTTCCACCAATAAAAAAATAACTATATATAATTTATATGAAAGCTACAGTTATTGTAGCTTTTTTGAGAAAGGATAAAAATGAACGGCATCTTTTCAACTATTAACAGTTTAAGCAATTTAAAATTAAGCACAGCTAAATTTAGATTGGTTTGCTATTCAATATTAACAGGTATTCTAACCGGAATTATAGTTGTTTTGTATAGAATATCACTTGATAAAGTTATAAAATTTAGGAATATATTTCAAGCTGAAAAATCAATGGCTGTAAAATTATTTCTAATTATTTTTTTATTTTTTATAACTTACATAATACAAAAACTGGTATTTAAAAATAAAAATACAAAATTTTTTATAGCTATATATATTTTTGAAATAATATATTCTATTTCATTTATTTTACTTACTTCAAATATAATTATACTTGCTTTAATTATATTAAGTGGAATATTAATTCAATTAATGTTAAATTTTATGCCCCTTATAAGTGGTTCAGGTATACCTCAAGTTATGGGATTAATACAACAAAAACTAAAATTTAATTGGTTTTATGAACTTATACTTAAATTTTTTGGTGGTGTACTTTCCATATTTTCAGGACTTTCTTTAGGTAGAGAAGGACCTTCAATACATTTAGGAGCATTAGTTGCAGATGGTATAAATAAAGTAACTAAAAGAAATGAAATAGAAAGAAAATATTTAGTAACGTCAGGGGCAGCAGCCGGTCTTTCAGCAGCATTTAATGCTCCTCTTGCAGGAACTATTTTTGTTTTAGAAGAATTACACAAATTTTTTTCACCTCTAATGCTTATCTGTGCTATACTTGCAAGTATTTCAGCTAATTTAGTAAGTATTTTAATATTAGGAGAAGAAACAGCATTTATAAATTTCAAACAATTGACGCCGGTCTCTCCAACTATAAAGGGAATATTATTTGAGCTTGTATTAATCCTATTTTTAAGTATAGTTATGGTCATATTTGGTAAAATATTTAATATCTCTTTACTTAAATTTCAAGAGATTTATAAAAGAATAGAAGTAAATAAATATATAAAAATGATAATAGCTTTATTTATTTCATATATTGTAATTATTTTGCTTCCTGATATCACAGGTGGTGGGAATTTATTAATTGAAAAATTGTTAACAGTAAGTGTAACTACAAAAATTTTATTAATATTATTGTTATTTAAATTTTTATTTACTATGTTTTCATATTCAACAGGGGCACCAGGTGGAATTTTCTTACCAATGCTTGTAATTGGAGCTTTGATAGGTAGACTATTTGGTATAATGGTTGTAAATATATTTAATATGCCTCAAACATTTATAGTGCACTATATGCTTATTGCTATGGCTGCATATTTTACTGCAATAGTAAGAGCACCAATAACTGGAATAATATTAATATTAGAAATGACAGGTAATTTTTCAAATTTATTTTCACTAACTATTGTTTCAGCACTTACGTTCATTATTTCAGAACTTATGAAATTTGAATCTGTATATGAGGAATTATTTAGTAACATGTTTAGAACTAATAAAAATATTGAAGAAGATATGAATGAAAAAATGACTGCAATAAAAATACCGGTAATTACAAATTCAAAAATTGTAAACAAAAAAATTATGGATATAAAGTGGCCTACAAATTTACTTGTAATAGGAATAGAAAGAAATAATAGCGAATTTATTCCAAAAGGAGATACGCTAATACTTGATGGTGATAAATTAATTGTATTTACCGATATTGCAACAGCTGTGTTAGAGCTTGAAGAAATATTGGACATGTCAATAAGGGAGAATATGAAATGAGTAAGAATATAATATTAAATTGTGATTCATACAAAGTAACGCATCCTAAACAATATCCGGATGGAATGACATATATGCACAGTTATATTGAAAGTCGTGGAGGACTTTACGGTTATACTAAATTTTTTGGATTACAATATTATTTAAAAGAATATTTAAGCAGAAAAGTTACAAAAGAAATGATTGATGAAGCAGAAGAAATATTTTCACTACATCAAGTACCATTTGATAGAAGTGGTTGGGACTATATTGTAAATGAATTAAATGGAAATATACCTCTTAGAATAAGAGCAGTACCAGAAGGAGCAATAATACCTAATCATAATGTCCTAGTAACTGTTGAGGCAACTGATAAAAATGTTCCTTGGATAGTATCTTGGCTTGAACCATTAATACTTAAAATATGGTATCCTACAACAGTTGCGACTTATTCATATAAAACAAAGCAAATAATTAGGTATTTTCTAGATAAAACATCAGATAATGTTGAAGCAGAACTTCCTTTTAAATTTCATGATTTTGGATATAGAGGAGCTTCAAGTGAAGAAACAGCAGCCCTTGGAGGGCTAGCACATTTAACAAATTTTAAAGGAACAGATAATATAAATGCTTTAGAATTTGGAAGAAATTATTATAATGAAAAAATAGCAGGATTTAGTATACCGGCAGCAGAACATAGCACAATAACATCATGGGGACGTGATCATGAAAAAGATGCGTTTGAAAATATTTTGGATAAATTTCCAACAGGACTTGTATCAATAGTAAGTGATTCATATAATTTTTTTAACGCTGTTGAAAATATAATATGTAAAGAATTAAAAGATAAAATAAAAAATAGAGATGGAATGTTGGTAGTAAGACCTGACAGTGGAGATGCAATTACAAATATATTATTTGCACTTGAAAAACTTGAAAAGGCATTTGGAGTTACTGTTAATAGTAAAGGTTACAAGGTTTTAAACAAAGTTAGAATTATACAAGGAGACAGTGTTTATGAAGATACAACTTGGGATATATTAAAATGTCTTATGAATAACGGTTATTCTGCTGAAAATATTGCTCTTGGTTGTGGAGGTTCACTATTACAAGGAAATGAACATTCAAGTATAAATAGAGATACACATAAATTTGCAATGAAATGTAGTTGTGTAAAAATTGGAAATACTTTGATTGATGTATTTAAAAATCCAATTACTGATAGAGGTAAGATAAGTAAAAAGGGAAGATTAGATTTAATAAAAGATAATCGTGGTGAATATAAAACAATGAATATTTCTTATTTAGATATGAAAACTTATCACCCTAATACTTTACTTAAAACAGTATTTGAAAATGGTAAAATACTTGTTGATTATACATTACAGGAAGTTATTGATAATGAAACTAAATTTTTTATACCTGAATTAAAAAGAGAATTTTAAATAAGTTAGGAGTTTTAATATGCTGTATCCATTGAAATTTAAAAAACATCTTGTAAAAAAAGTATGGGGTGGTAGAGAATTTAAGACTATATTAAATTTTGATATAGATGATGACAGTTTATATGGTGAATCTTGGGAAGTTTCAGCACATCCAAATGGTATGGGATTTGTAATAAATGGAAATTTAAAAGGAAAAAGTTTAGAAGAAATATTTAATGAATATAAAGAAGAATTAATTGGAAATTTAAATTTTGATAAATTTCCTTTACTTATAAAATACTTAGATGTAAATGATAGATTATCAATACAGGTTCACCCTAATAATGAAATTGCATTAAAAAAATATAATGAATTTGGTAAAAGTGAATGCTGGTATATTATTTATGCAAGCGAAGATGCGAGATTAGTATTAGGTATGAAAGAAGGAATTACAAAAGAACAATTTATTGAAAATGCAAAAAATAATAAATTTGATAAAATGTTTGAAGAGTATAATATTAGAACTGGTCAGTTTATTAATGTAGCACCTGGATTAGTTCATGCTTCAGTGAAAGGAAAAGTAATTTTAGCAGAAATACAGCAAAACTCAGACATAACATATAGAATATATGATTTTAATAGATTTGAAAATGGTAAGTTAAGACCACTTCATATAAATGATGCAGCTGATGCTATTGATTTTAATTTAAAACCTGAAATTATTGATACGAATAATATGAATGGTAGAATAATTAAAACAGATTACTATACTTTAGATAAGCTGATAATTAAAGACGAAAAAAATGATATATCAACAAAATCTTTCATAGTATATTCAATTTTAGAAGGAAATGGATATATTGGAAATGAAAAAGTTAAATATGGGGAAACAATACTTATCCCTATAAATTATAAAGTAAAATTAAAGGGAAATATGGTTCTTTTAAGAACGACATTAGAATAGGAGAATAGTATAATGAAAAGAAGTTTATCAGGAATACAACCAAGTGGAATGTTACATATAGGTAATTATTTTGGAGCATTAAAACAATTTGTGGATTTACAGGATAAATATGAAGGACTGTATTTCTTAGCTGATTATCATGCACTTACTTCAAACCCAAGTAGTGAAAGTTTAAGAGAAAAGACTTTAAATGCGATAATTGATTATTTAGCACTTGGACTTGATCCAAAAAAATCAACAATATTTTTACAATCAGATGTGCCGGTTCATACAGAATTAATGTGGATATTATCAAATTGTACACCTATATCACTACTTGAAAGAGGGCATGCCTATAAAGATAAAATTGCAAAAGGATTAAAACCTAATACAGGATTATTTACTTATCCTATTTTAATGGCGGCAGATATCTTATTATATGATACTGATGTAGTTCCAGTAGGAAAAGATCAAAAGCAACATGTTGAATTTGCTAGAGATATTGCAATTAAATTTAATGAGTTATATGAAAAAGAAATATTTAAATTACCAAATGATTTAATACTAGATAATGTTTCAATAGTTCCTGGTACTGATGGTGAAAAAATGAGTAAATCTTATGGAAATATGATAAATATGTTTTTACCTGAAAAAGAGCTTAAAAAACAAGTGATGAGTATAGTAACAGATAGTGCAGCACTTGAAGAACCTAAAAATCCTGAGAATAATATTACTAAAATATATAAATTATTTGCATCAGAATCTGATGTAGCTATAATGAAAGAAAAATTTTTAAATGGTGGTTATGGATATGGACATGCAAAAAAAGAATTATTTGATAGTATAATGGATTATTTTTCAGCTGCTAGAGAAAAAAGAAATAAATTATTAAATAATTTAGATTATATTAATGATATATTAAAAGATGGGGCTATAAAAGCTAATAGTATTGCACAAGAAAAAATGAAAATTGTTAGAGAAGTTGTGGGATTATATAAATGATTTATTATATAACAGGACTTAGAAGTAGAAGTTATAAAATTGAAGAATTAATGAAAGAATTTAATAATATTAGTATATATGATGCAAGTTTAGACGAATACGATTTATTTTTAAATGCATCTACATCAAGTTCAATTTTTCAGGAAAGAGAATTAATAGTTTTAAAACGTGCAAATAAACTGAAAAATTTTAAGCAATTATTAAATTTATTAAATACTATAAAAGATGATAATAAACATATAGTAATTGATTATTATTGTGAATATAAAAATAAAAACCCCTATATTAAAGATTTTCAAAATTTAAAAGCTGAAATTATAAATATAGAAAATGATGAAGATATAGTTATAAACTACATTATGACTAATTTGTCTATAAAAAAGACAGATGCTAAAAAGATAATTGAAATAATAGGTACAAACTATTATATGGTAAAAAACGAAGTATTAAAATATAAAGTATATCTGGGAAATGAAAAATATGATTTAGATAAAATAAAACATATAATGACTAAAGATATGGAAATAAAGATTTTTGATATTGCAAATAAAATACTCTCAAAAAAAATAAATTTTAATGATATACATAATAATATGTATATGGGTATTCTTTATTCACTTCAAAATGAATTTCAAATTTTAAATACACTACATCATCTTGATTTACCATCAACACATGACGAATTTAAAAAGGAATATCACAAATATGAAAGTATTTTTAAAGTAAATTATTACTCAATTTTTTTGAAAATTAAAAATTACAAAAATCTTTATTCAAAAGAAAAAACACTAAATATACTTAAATTATGTTTGAAATATGAAAATGACATAAAAATTGGAAATTTAGGAGAAGGAGAAGCATTATATTTAATAATAAGTGAGGTAATGAAAAATGAATAATGAAGTAATTGAAGAACTATTTAACAGTAATGATATGAGGGTTGAAAGAATATTTTCAAATGGCTCTGATACAGATTGGTTTGTTCAGAATGCAAATGAATTTGTATATATTTTAGAAGGAAATGCTATACTTGAGTATGAGGATACAGAAAAATTTTTAATAAAAGGTGATTTTGAATATATACCAAAACAAGTTAGACATCGTGTAAAAGCAACATCACAAAATTGTACTTGGTTATGTGTTTTTAAGAAAGATTAATATGATTAATGAAAGAAAATTAGAAAAAACAAAATTACTTGGATACTTAATATACATAAAATATAATGGAAATGACTATGAAAGTTTTGACGAAAATCCAGGACTTAAAAGTTTAAAATTAGAATATAAGAATAGATTTTTAAAACATAATATAAATATATTTAAAGGTATACAGCAAGCAGGAAGAACAGATAAAGGTGTAAGTGCAAATGAAAATGTACTATATATTATGACATCAAAGCAAAATATAGATGTTATGTTACAATATGATGATGTAATTAAAATTGAAAAGTGTC
Encoded here:
- a CDS encoding ClC family H(+)/Cl(-) exchange transporter is translated as MNGIFSTINSLSNLKLSTAKFRLVCYSILTGILTGIIVVLYRISLDKVIKFRNIFQAEKSMAVKLFLIIFLFFITYIIQKLVFKNKNTKFFIAIYIFEIIYSISFILLTSNIIILALIILSGILIQLMLNFMPLISGSGIPQVMGLIQQKLKFNWFYELILKFFGGVLSIFSGLSLGREGPSIHLGALVADGINKVTKRNEIERKYLVTSGAAAGLSAAFNAPLAGTIFVLEELHKFFSPLMLICAILASISANLVSILILGEETAFINFKQLTPVSPTIKGILFELVLILFLSIVMVIFGKIFNISLLKFQEIYKRIEVNKYIKMIIALFISYIVIILLPDITGGGNLLIEKLLTVSVTTKILLILLLFKFLFTMFSYSTGAPGGIFLPMLVIGALIGRLFGIMVVNIFNMPQTFIVHYMLIAMAAYFTAIVRAPITGIILILEMTGNFSNLFSLTIVSALTFIISELMKFESVYEELFSNMFRTNKNIEEDMNEKMTAIKIPVITNSKIVNKKIMDIKWPTNLLVIGIERNNSEFIPKGDTLILDGDKLIVFTDIATAVLELEEILDMSIRENMK
- a CDS encoding nicotinate phosphoribosyltransferase encodes the protein MSKNIILNCDSYKVTHPKQYPDGMTYMHSYIESRGGLYGYTKFFGLQYYLKEYLSRKVTKEMIDEAEEIFSLHQVPFDRSGWDYIVNELNGNIPLRIRAVPEGAIIPNHNVLVTVEATDKNVPWIVSWLEPLILKIWYPTTVATYSYKTKQIIRYFLDKTSDNVEAELPFKFHDFGYRGASSEETAALGGLAHLTNFKGTDNINALEFGRNYYNEKIAGFSIPAAEHSTITSWGRDHEKDAFENILDKFPTGLVSIVSDSYNFFNAVENIICKELKDKIKNRDGMLVVRPDSGDAITNILFALEKLEKAFGVTVNSKGYKVLNKVRIIQGDSVYEDTTWDILKCLMNNGYSAENIALGCGGSLLQGNEHSSINRDTHKFAMKCSCVKIGNTLIDVFKNPITDRGKISKKGRLDLIKDNRGEYKTMNISYLDMKTYHPNTLLKTVFENGKILVDYTLQEVIDNETKFFIPELKREF
- a CDS encoding type I phosphomannose isomerase catalytic subunit; translation: MLYPLKFKKHLVKKVWGGREFKTILNFDIDDDSLYGESWEVSAHPNGMGFVINGNLKGKSLEEIFNEYKEELIGNLNFDKFPLLIKYLDVNDRLSIQVHPNNEIALKKYNEFGKSECWYIIYASEDARLVLGMKEGITKEQFIENAKNNKFDKMFEEYNIRTGQFINVAPGLVHASVKGKVILAEIQQNSDITYRIYDFNRFENGKLRPLHINDAADAIDFNLKPEIIDTNNMNGRIIKTDYYTLDKLIIKDEKNDISTKSFIVYSILEGNGYIGNEKVKYGETILIPINYKVKLKGNMVLLRTTLE
- the trpS gene encoding tryptophan--tRNA ligase, producing MKRSLSGIQPSGMLHIGNYFGALKQFVDLQDKYEGLYFLADYHALTSNPSSESLREKTLNAIIDYLALGLDPKKSTIFLQSDVPVHTELMWILSNCTPISLLERGHAYKDKIAKGLKPNTGLFTYPILMAADILLYDTDVVPVGKDQKQHVEFARDIAIKFNELYEKEIFKLPNDLILDNVSIVPGTDGEKMSKSYGNMINMFLPEKELKKQVMSIVTDSAALEEPKNPENNITKIYKLFASESDVAIMKEKFLNGGYGYGHAKKELFDSIMDYFSAAREKRNKLLNNLDYINDILKDGAIKANSIAQEKMKIVREVVGLYK
- a CDS encoding DNA polymerase III subunit delta, translating into MIYYITGLRSRSYKIEELMKEFNNISIYDASLDEYDLFLNASTSSSIFQERELIVLKRANKLKNFKQLLNLLNTIKDDNKHIVIDYYCEYKNKNPYIKDFQNLKAEIINIENDEDIVINYIMTNLSIKKTDAKKIIEIIGTNYYMVKNEVLKYKVYLGNEKYDLDKIKHIMTKDMEIKIFDIANKILSKKINFNDIHNNMYMGILYSLQNEFQILNTLHHLDLPSTHDEFKKEYHKYESIFKVNYYSIFLKIKNYKNLYSKEKTLNILKLCLKYENDIKIGNLGEGEALYLIISEVMKNE
- a CDS encoding cupin domain-containing protein; this translates as MNNEVIEELFNSNDMRVERIFSNGSDTDWFVQNANEFVYILEGNAILEYEDTEKFLIKGDFEYIPKQVRHRVKATSQNCTWLCVFKKD